The following are encoded in a window of Sphaerisporangium siamense genomic DNA:
- the topA gene encoding type I DNA topoisomerase, giving the protein MPANNGSAGGTRLVIVESPAKAKTIAGYLGRGYIVESSIGHIRDLPEKAEDIPEKFKSEAWARLGVNVDHEFEPLYVVNPDKKSQVSKLKQLLKDADELYLATDEDREGEAIAWHLQEVLKPKIPVHRMVFHEITPQAIQDAVSNPRRLNLRLVDAQETRRILDRLYGYEVSPVLWKKVKPRLSAGRVQSVATRLVVERERERIAFTSAEYWDLQAVFDIGRDEDPRSFSATLTGVDGRRVAQGRDFASTGALKTAGVLHLDEQAARALAQRLEGATYAVASVESKPYTRRPYAPFRTTTLQQEASRKLGFSAKYTMQVAQKLYENGFITYMRTDSTTLSETALAAARSQAVRLYGAQYVPDKPRIYQSKVKNAQEAHEAIRPSGDEFRTPGETGLSADMFRLYELIWQRTVASQMKDAVGESVSVRIAGRSGAGENVEFSATGRTITFYGFLKAYVEGADDPATDRDDSVRRLPNLRQDDPLTALELGAEGHATRPPARYTEASLVKELEDREIGRPSTYASIIGTILDRGYVFKKGTALVPSFLAFAVVNLLERHFGNLVDYDFTAEMEKVLDDIANARAERVPELRRFYYGDHGSGLKELVSDLGEIDAREISSFPINGTDIVIRVGRYGPYLDRDGARVNVPEDLAPDELTAERAEELFKQPTGDHELGADPVTGHKIVAKSGRFGPYVTEILPEEEPPADGKKTRAKKDAPKPRTSSLFKSMSLETITLDDALKLLSLPRVLGELDGQEVTAQNGKFGPYIKKGTDSRSLGSEEDIFTVTLEQAKELFAQPKQRGRGRAAAAPPLRELGADPVSGKPIVVKEGRFGPYVTDGETNASLRKDDSVEQITTERAAELLADRRARGPAPKRPRAKAGAKAGAKS; this is encoded by the coding sequence GTGCCAGCCAACAACGGCAGCGCCGGCGGAACCCGCCTGGTGATCGTCGAGTCGCCCGCGAAGGCGAAGACGATCGCCGGGTACCTCGGGCGTGGCTACATCGTGGAGTCCAGCATCGGCCACATTCGTGACCTCCCAGAAAAGGCCGAGGACATCCCCGAGAAGTTCAAGAGCGAGGCATGGGCCCGCCTCGGGGTGAACGTGGACCACGAGTTCGAGCCGCTCTACGTCGTGAACCCGGACAAGAAGTCCCAGGTATCGAAGCTGAAGCAGCTCCTCAAGGACGCTGACGAGCTCTACCTCGCCACCGACGAGGACCGCGAGGGGGAGGCCATCGCCTGGCACCTCCAGGAGGTCCTCAAGCCCAAGATCCCTGTGCACCGCATGGTCTTCCACGAGATCACCCCGCAGGCCATCCAGGACGCCGTGTCCAACCCGCGCCGCCTCAACCTGCGCCTGGTGGACGCGCAGGAGACGCGCCGCATCCTCGACAGGCTCTACGGCTACGAGGTCAGCCCGGTCCTGTGGAAGAAGGTCAAGCCGCGCCTGTCGGCGGGCCGGGTGCAGTCGGTGGCCACGCGCCTGGTGGTGGAGCGCGAGCGCGAGCGCATCGCGTTCACCTCGGCCGAGTACTGGGACCTGCAGGCCGTCTTCGACATCGGCCGCGACGAGGATCCGCGCAGCTTCTCGGCGACGCTGACCGGCGTGGACGGCCGCAGGGTCGCCCAGGGCCGTGACTTCGCGAGCACGGGCGCGCTGAAGACCGCCGGCGTCCTGCACCTGGACGAGCAGGCGGCGCGGGCGCTGGCGCAGCGCCTGGAGGGCGCGACGTACGCGGTCGCCTCGGTCGAGAGCAAGCCGTACACGCGCAGGCCGTACGCGCCGTTCCGCACGACCACGCTGCAGCAGGAGGCCAGCCGCAAGCTGGGCTTCTCGGCCAAGTACACGATGCAGGTCGCCCAGAAGCTGTACGAGAACGGCTTCATCACCTACATGCGAACCGACAGCACGACCCTGTCGGAGACGGCCCTGGCGGCGGCCAGGAGCCAGGCCGTGCGGCTGTACGGGGCGCAGTACGTGCCGGACAAGCCGCGCATCTATCAGAGCAAGGTCAAGAACGCCCAGGAGGCGCACGAGGCGATCAGGCCCTCGGGGGACGAGTTCCGCACGCCCGGCGAGACCGGCCTGAGCGCGGACATGTTCCGCCTGTACGAGCTGATCTGGCAGCGCACGGTCGCCTCCCAGATGAAGGACGCCGTCGGCGAGTCGGTCAGCGTCCGCATCGCCGGCAGGTCCGGCGCAGGGGAGAACGTCGAGTTCAGCGCGACCGGCCGCACGATCACGTTCTACGGCTTCCTCAAGGCGTACGTCGAGGGCGCCGACGACCCGGCCACCGACCGCGACGACTCGGTGCGCAGGCTGCCGAACCTCCGCCAGGACGACCCGCTGACCGCGCTGGAACTGGGCGCCGAGGGGCACGCGACGCGGCCGCCGGCCCGGTACACCGAGGCGTCGCTGGTCAAGGAGCTGGAGGACCGCGAGATCGGCCGCCCGTCGACGTACGCGTCGATCATCGGCACGATCCTCGACCGGGGGTACGTGTTCAAGAAGGGTACGGCGCTGGTGCCGTCCTTCCTGGCGTTCGCGGTGGTGAACCTGCTCGAACGGCACTTCGGCAACCTGGTCGACTACGACTTCACCGCCGAGATGGAGAAGGTGCTCGACGACATCGCCAACGCCCGCGCCGAGCGGGTGCCCGAGCTGCGCCGCTTCTACTACGGCGATCACGGGAGCGGGCTGAAGGAGCTGGTCAGCGACCTGGGCGAGATCGACGCCCGCGAGATCAGCTCGTTCCCGATCAACGGCACGGACATCGTCATCCGGGTCGGCAGGTACGGGCCCTACCTGGACCGGGACGGCGCCCGGGTGAACGTCCCCGAGGATCTGGCGCCCGACGAGCTGACGGCCGAGCGGGCCGAGGAGCTGTTCAAGCAGCCGACGGGTGATCACGAGCTCGGCGCGGACCCGGTGACCGGGCACAAGATCGTCGCCAAGTCCGGGCGTTTCGGGCCGTACGTGACCGAGATCCTCCCTGAGGAGGAGCCTCCGGCGGACGGCAAGAAGACCCGGGCCAAGAAGGACGCGCCGAAGCCGCGCACCAGCTCGCTGTTCAAGTCGATGTCGCTGGAGACGATCACGCTGGACGACGCGCTCAAGCTGCTGTCGCTGCCGCGCGTGCTGGGAGAGCTCGACGGCCAGGAGGTCACCGCGCAGAACGGCAAGTTCGGTCCCTACATCAAGAAGGGGACGGACTCGCGGTCGCTCGGCTCCGAGGAGGACATCTTCACGGTCACGCTGGAGCAGGCCAAGGAGCTGTTCGCGCAGCCCAAGCAGCGGGGCAGGGGCCGCGCCGCCGCCGCGCCGCCGCTGCGCGAGCTGGGCGCGGACCCGGTGTCGGGCAAGCCGATCGTGGTCAAGGAGGGGCGTTTCGGGCCGTACGTCACCGACGGCGAGACGAACGCGTCCCTGCGCAAGGACGACTCGGTGGAGCAGATCACGACCGAGCGGGCGGCCGAGCTGCTGGCGGACCGCCGGGCCCGCGGCCCGGCGCCGAAGCGCCCGCGCGCCAAGGCCGGGGCGAAGGCCGGCGCCAAGTCCTGA
- a CDS encoding DUF5703 family protein, with protein MLEYSYLDLYLPRGTTREAARRVLTEHAEYGHWELDRLRLYPDGRRYVRLRRKILRVASTL; from the coding sequence GTGCTTGAGTACTCCTATTTGGACCTGTACCTCCCGCGCGGGACCACCCGGGAAGCCGCCCGCCGGGTCCTCACCGAGCACGCGGAGTACGGGCACTGGGAGCTGGATCGTCTCCGGTTGTACCCCGACGGCCGCCGCTACGTACGGCTGCGCCGGAAGATCCTGCGGGTAGCCAGCACACTTTAG
- a CDS encoding chaplin family protein: MRTWAKGSAPAALLAVAVMALSSGTALADTSGTASVGGGNQVDLPVKLPVDISGNAVGVIGGATAGSRGGASVQEGGASDAIQGHTDGSHSVLGGNQVNAPITAPISACGNAVSLIGRSDAGCRGGAEVKKGKDATGGAGGNTTDGRHSVLGGNQIVAPITAPISACGNAVAVIGEAAAGCRGGAKAVAGGGRQGAGGNRTDGRGSVLGGNQVVAPITAPVSVCGNAVAVIGHAFAGCRGGATVPRGGNGYGGQGHGGRGGAGGNTTDGRHSVLGGNQIVAPITAPVNVCGNAVGNGAAGCPGGVSAPPAGRGSGAGGNRTSGYGSVLGGNQVVAPITAPVSVCGVSAGVLGRAFSGCRGGATIKGGGGGAGNNRTDGRHSVLGGNQVVAPITAPVSVCGNAVAVLGDAAAGCLGGASVGGKAAGVAQQGPGTWARGSGAVSAAVTEAKPSGLLPELPLTSALPGRPKAGETTHQSGQAGGPGSPATSGREKPLGLPELPVTPGRPAPSGGDPLIPVKRVVSGTPVGGVIGGARSGADASPVGVGTLGLMSAERPLGVTGMNAGSLAALLTGALFAASAILFAGTRRLRRR, from the coding sequence ATGCGAACGTGGGCGAAGGGTTCCGCTCCCGCCGCGCTTCTGGCGGTCGCGGTCATGGCTCTCAGCAGCGGCACCGCCCTTGCCGACACCTCCGGCACCGCTTCGGTGGGCGGCGGCAACCAGGTCGACCTGCCGGTCAAGCTCCCGGTCGACATCAGCGGCAACGCGGTCGGTGTGATCGGCGGCGCCACGGCCGGCTCGCGCGGCGGCGCGTCCGTCCAGGAGGGCGGCGCGTCCGACGCGATCCAGGGCCACACCGACGGCAGCCACAGCGTGCTCGGCGGCAACCAGGTGAACGCCCCGATCACCGCCCCGATCAGCGCCTGCGGGAACGCCGTGTCGCTGATCGGGCGGTCGGACGCGGGCTGCCGGGGCGGCGCCGAGGTCAAGAAGGGCAAGGACGCGACCGGCGGCGCCGGTGGCAACACGACCGACGGCCGTCACAGCGTGCTCGGCGGCAACCAGATCGTCGCCCCCATCACCGCCCCGATCAGCGCGTGCGGCAACGCCGTCGCGGTCATCGGCGAGGCGGCCGCGGGCTGCCGCGGCGGCGCGAAGGCCGTCGCCGGCGGCGGGCGGCAGGGCGCGGGCGGCAACAGGACCGACGGGCGCGGCTCGGTGCTCGGCGGCAACCAGGTGGTGGCCCCGATCACGGCGCCGGTCAGCGTGTGCGGCAACGCCGTCGCCGTCATCGGGCACGCCTTCGCCGGGTGCCGCGGCGGCGCCACCGTCCCGAGGGGCGGCAACGGCTACGGCGGGCAGGGCCACGGCGGCAGGGGCGGCGCGGGCGGCAACACGACCGACGGCCGTCACAGCGTGCTCGGCGGCAACCAGATCGTCGCCCCCATCACCGCGCCGGTCAACGTGTGCGGCAACGCGGTCGGCAACGGCGCGGCGGGTTGCCCCGGCGGCGTCAGCGCCCCGCCCGCGGGGCGCGGCAGCGGCGCGGGCGGCAACCGCACCAGCGGGTACGGCTCGGTGCTCGGCGGCAACCAGGTGGTGGCCCCGATCACGGCCCCGGTCAGCGTGTGCGGCGTCTCCGCGGGCGTTCTCGGGCGGGCGTTCTCGGGCTGCCGCGGCGGCGCGACGATCAAGGGCGGCGGCGGTGGCGCCGGGAACAACCGGACCGACGGCCGTCACAGCGTGCTCGGCGGCAACCAGGTCGTCGCCCCCATCACCGCTCCGGTCAGCGTGTGCGGCAACGCGGTGGCCGTGCTGGGCGACGCCGCCGCGGGCTGCCTCGGCGGCGCGAGCGTCGGAGGCAAGGCCGCGGGCGTGGCCCAGCAGGGCCCCGGCACCTGGGCGCGCGGCTCGGGCGCCGTGTCCGCCGCGGTGACGGAGGCCAAGCCGTCCGGCCTCCTGCCCGAGCTGCCCCTCACCTCGGCGCTTCCCGGCCGTCCCAAGGCCGGCGAGACGACCCACCAGTCGGGCCAGGCGGGCGGCCCCGGGTCGCCGGCGACCAGCGGGCGCGAGAAGCCCCTCGGCCTGCCCGAGCTGCCGGTGACGCCGGGCCGCCCGGCCCCTTCCGGCGGCGACCCGCTGATCCCCGTGAAGAGGGTCGTCTCCGGTACGCCGGTCGGGGGCGTGATCGGCGGGGCCCGTTCCGGTGCCGATGCTTCCCCGGTCGGCGTGGGCACGCTCGGCCTGATGAGCGCGGAGCGTCCGCTCGGCGTCACGGGCATGAACGCCGGCTCGCTGGCCGCCCTGCTGACCGGTGCGCTCTTCGCCGCCTCGGCGATCCTCTTCGCCGGCACCCGCCGTCTCCGCCGGAGGTGA
- a CDS encoding M20/M25/M40 family metallo-hydrolase: MAAFKGEDEVVELCRDLIRIDTTNAGDNAGPGERVAAEYVAGKLAEVGLEPRILESDAKRASVIARIEGEDSGRGGLLLHGHLDVVPFDAADWTHHPLSGEVADGCVWGRGAVDMKDMDAMILAVVRRRLSEGRRPPRDVVLAFTADEEAGGAYGAQWLAERHPELFEGCTEAIGEVGGFSVTVDEARRLYLIEAAEKGIAWMRLTAAGRAGHGSMLNNENAVTEIAEAVARIGRYEWPVRLTPTVRDFFREAFEIELNADDAEAMVAKLGSLARMIGATLRNTANPTMLEAGYKANVIPQVATAHVDGRFLPGYEDEFFATLDELLGPNVRREFVYHDIAVETSFDGPLVRAMSDALLAEDPGARAVPYTLSGGTDLKAFSRLGIRGFGFAPLKLPADLDFSGMFHGVDERVPVDALRFGVRVLDRFLDAC; the protein is encoded by the coding sequence GTGGCCGCGTTCAAAGGCGAGGACGAGGTCGTCGAGCTGTGCCGCGACCTGATCCGCATCGACACGACCAACGCAGGGGACAACGCGGGCCCGGGGGAACGGGTGGCCGCGGAGTACGTCGCCGGCAAGCTGGCCGAGGTGGGCCTGGAGCCGCGCATTCTGGAGAGCGACGCCAAGCGGGCCAGCGTGATCGCCCGTATCGAAGGGGAGGACTCCGGCCGGGGCGGCCTGCTGCTCCACGGGCACCTGGACGTCGTCCCCTTCGACGCCGCCGACTGGACCCACCATCCGCTGAGCGGGGAGGTCGCCGACGGCTGCGTCTGGGGCCGGGGCGCGGTGGACATGAAGGACATGGACGCCATGATCCTCGCGGTGGTGCGCCGGCGGCTGAGCGAGGGGCGCAGGCCGCCGCGGGACGTCGTGCTGGCGTTCACGGCGGACGAGGAGGCCGGCGGCGCGTACGGCGCGCAGTGGCTGGCCGAGCGGCATCCGGAACTGTTCGAGGGCTGCACGGAGGCCATCGGCGAGGTCGGCGGCTTCAGCGTCACCGTGGACGAGGCGAGACGGCTGTACCTGATCGAGGCGGCGGAGAAGGGCATCGCCTGGATGAGGCTCACGGCCGCGGGCCGCGCCGGGCACGGGTCGATGCTCAACAACGAGAACGCCGTGACCGAGATCGCCGAGGCCGTGGCGCGCATCGGCCGGTACGAGTGGCCGGTGCGGCTGACGCCGACGGTGCGCGACTTCTTCCGCGAGGCGTTCGAGATCGAGCTGAACGCCGACGACGCCGAGGCGATGGTCGCCAAGCTGGGCTCGCTGGCCCGCATGATCGGCGCCACGCTGCGCAACACGGCGAACCCCACGATGCTGGAGGCCGGCTACAAGGCGAACGTGATCCCGCAGGTCGCCACGGCGCACGTGGACGGGCGGTTCCTGCCGGGGTACGAGGACGAGTTCTTCGCCACGCTCGACGAGCTGCTGGGGCCGAACGTGCGGCGGGAGTTCGTCTATCACGACATCGCCGTCGAGACCTCGTTCGACGGCCCGCTGGTCCGCGCGATGTCGGACGCGCTGCTCGCCGAGGACCCGGGCGCCCGCGCCGTGCCGTACACGCTGTCGGGCGGGACGGATCTGAAGGCGTTCAGCCGGCTCGGCATCCGCGGCTTCGGGTTCGCGCCGCTGAAGCTGCCCGCCGACCTGGACTTCTCCGGGATGTTCCACGGTGTGGACGAGCGCGTGCCCGTGGACGCGCTGCGGTTCGGCGTACGGGTTCTTGACCGTTTCCTGGACGCCTGCTGA